The DNA region CCGGTTGTTCCGTTTGGACCAGTCACTGGTTTTGTATCACAGTTGGCTTTGGCGCTAGCAGACGAATTTTCCGGGTATTCCGTGACGGAATCTTCGTCCCGAAGCGCTATCCGGAGTTGGTTTTCCGCAGCAGCACGTTTTGCCGCCTCTTTAGCCTCTTTCTTTTCCCGCGCTTTCTTCTTCCGTTTCCGCTGGGACCGATGTTCGGTGCTGCTGCTACTCGTGCTGTTGTTGTTGGGATGTTCGTTGTGGTTTGTTTCACTACTAATTGATTCCTGGTCCTGCTGACGCTGGGATACGGCCACCTCCCTGTCCCCGATGCTTCTGCTAGCTAGTGTGTTAATTTTGGATGCCTGGGCGCGCTCTCGAAGTCGTCGTCGAGTTGCGATATAAATTTCGATGTACACAATTGTCATGATCATCAGTGGAATGTAGAACGACCCAAGTGAAGAGTAGATGACATAACCTTGATTGCTTGTTAATTGACACGGGAACTCACTGGAAAATTTCTCTGGCCAGTCATTCCAGCCGATCAACGGGGGTGAACTGATGACCAACGAAAGTATCCACACCCCCGCAATCAGTGCCAGAACTCGCTCCAAGGTTCGCTTCTGAGCGTAATTTATTGGATCGGTAATGGCCCAATACCTGTCTAATGCAATCGCACACAGGTTTAAAATCGAAGCTGTACAGCACAGGACATCTGAGGTGAGCCACATTTTACACACATGGATGCCAAATTCCCACCGGCCCAGTATCGAGTACGCCACATTGAACGGAAGCACCAGGATGGCTACCGTCAGGTCGGCCACTGCCAGTGATACTATGAAGAAATTTTGCACTATCCGCAGTGGCTTGTAGGTGAAAACGCTCAGTATCACCAGCACATTTCCAACGATggtaatgatgatgatgagtgTCAAAATTATTGCCGTTGCAATGGCTTCCCATTCTGGCACCGCTAGGTCTATACCAAACATGCTCGGGTACAGTGTGTCATCCGGCCGCGGACATCCGGCTCCTCCCATACCGTCCCCATTGTCCGACATATTTGTCCCATTTGTCGTCGTGTTCGTCCCATTGTCACTAGAGTTTGTTATGTTGGCCACCGATATCACTGATACAATTGCCATTCTTCGCACATTATTCTCACCCAGTAGGCCAGTATCGgagttgcacacacacacccaccaaAGTAAGTCACTTTGCTGTAAGCGGCATGTCTGTTGCTCAACTCTCACGCACCCCTCGGGCGGTCGGTTCACGGGCGTAATTTATGGCTGCCACACGCAATTCCATGGATGACTTAAATGTACCACCACGTCGGTAGCCAGGCCGCAGTGGCCATTGTTGTAAACGGCTGTATAGTCCTACCAGGGTCCCTCTGGAATGACAGAAACAAACAACGGGAATATTTATCACTAATGGGCGATTCACACGTTCGTATCGTATACATATGTGCGCGGACTGGGACCTATTTGAACCATGTTTGCAAACTGTTGAGTGTTCACTCAAATGCGactaaacaaatttattattgttttgcATTGAAGCTGCATGGGTTTCTATTACAACGTTAGACGACTTCAGTTACGTTGTTCCATGGAGACGCATGATGGTTCGTGAAAAGGTTCGTTTTCGTGTTTCAGAGTGAGGTGAGAAATTACCGATGACCAAAAATGCCGAAAACgatcaaaataactaaaatgatcgaaatgacctaaatgggccaagatgacaaaaatggctaaaatgaataaatgatcaaaatgaccaaagcgatcgaaaagacaaaaattaccaaaattaccaaaatactcaaaataaccaaaatggccGAAATGATCATAATTACTGAAAAGTCaataatgttcaaaatgaccaaaatgaccaaattaataaaaattatcaaaatgccgaaaatgaccataatgacaaCAATAACGGAAATGGCAAATAGACAAAAGTgatcaaaaagaaaaaataccaaaattatcaaaacggataaaattatcaaaatcgtcaaaaagacCACATCAACCAAACGAtccaaatgaccaaaacaaCAAAAGTAATCCAAATGAGAATGACATTTAGATCACCATAATAGCCCAAATGActtaaatgacctaaatgaccactagcgtgcccagctctttgaagaaggtggggcaataatatgcacgttttgaaaaatacgtcatttgtggatacaccctgaccaaatttagaacaaatttccgtggatggtggggcagttgccccatgttgtcccaccctgtgcacgctagtgtaAATGACtacaatgacaaaaatgatcaaaatgacctgaATTGACCATTCtatgcccaacgtccggcccgtgaagccatttcatccaaCCCGCGAcggttctatgaccggccctaaaGGCTGTTCATAAATTGTTAATAAATTTAGTGTCAAAATTTAAACGATAATCTTGAGATCAATTTTTTcttttgacataaaatgttgctaattcaacgtattttttaaggattttgcctttagatttcttttatttcttaATGTTTTGGCTTTTTTTACTTCTAAATAAATTGTTACATTTTTGgagattttgattgaaaatgatttttcataaatgaGTTCTTTCAGAACATCTTTTTAATGATAAAGTTTGcttaaaaaagcttcaaaaaagcaaattaatcATATGGAAAATAAAGAACAGgttcatatttttgaaatattaaaaaatatttcaaaatgagtCAAGAACTACAACAGCATTTTTTCCATTGATTTCAATAATtctgagaaaattaaaaatgactatttaaaaattatcagatatttatttttcttcactTATTCTAAATTTCGTGTCTTTATAatcgttttgaaatgttttgtgaaatatttcaataaaggtgcacaacaacgcaaaaatTGTAGTTGTaaagattttgataaaaataaaatttcgtttcaataaattttatcttgtctcgttgattttcaaacttgaaaaaaaatgcagcgacgaaaatttaatgtttttttttaatgatttcagGGTATTTAAAGTTAATCcacaaaaacaattcaaatacaattttaaccaaatcaaaataaaaataaatgaaataaacacATATTCGAAAGTTATTActagtttatttatttgtttacttaaAACAACCTaataccgagttggataaatacgacgagtgctgaaaaaatcaagttttgcaacgagttccatacaacattttttgcaatttcgaaaaacacccattgagtgaaattttaagtcgaattttcatgtattttgtcaataaatcgtttaaatcaaaaaaatgttgaaaagtgttacttttcgaaacaagtgctgaaaagttcaacttttcagcacccatttcagtgcttttcagcatttattttgaaaagtgttgctattcgattctgttatttttggtacagaaaagtaggctatttcatcgttcaagaatgacaggaaaagtaagtagtttcacgacggaattgcaaaaaagatatttaatgcgatgcctgtgtggacgcgcaggcCTACACTCAACACAACTTACATAGCACATAAAAACTGTAAACTGGAgcatttggtacggtatgtccacgcatccttcctcccttgtagattctgtgaaatgtgatcagttctcagaatcctctctgcggttaaCCTAGCGCAGTAGGGCTGGTCACTTAAGTTTTTGCAACACATGTTCGgttgttctcggatgtactgcttGGCTAGATTAGTTTTCGTTTTTCAGAGCAAGGTGAGGGCAGCGGCCTCAATGCAATTGTGAATATCAAATGGGTATcatttttgaatgtaaaaatatgattttagatacatttgTGTACTAAAGCCCCATGAAAATATTTATGTGCAGCTTCTAAAAACACGTTTAGAAATCATTCCCACGTGACGACACGACCATAAAAAGGACACTTTATAATGGACggacagttgccaaaatttaagaaatgatGCAAAAGACTTATTAAGGCATAAAGAATCAATGGAcatagtttatggatggtcccatagaaataataaaaaaatcacgaaacatTTGCGATCAGTCAGAGAACGGCTCTTCTACGactaaatcatagttttttcaTGGAGACGCATGATGGTCCATGAGGAGTGGTCACTCTTaggtttttgttcatattcttATGAAAGAACAAAACCTGGTTTGAAAGAAATTCGTTCCAACCGAACAAAGGTAGCTTCAAACATAGATATTACTACGAGAGTAATGCTACGGATAACCCACAAAAGTAAAATTTCATCAGTATCGTATAGAGAAGCCCGAGTAAAGAGCGATCCCAAATGGATTGACGGAAGTTTGATTCGAATGACAATGAAGTGAAATCGTTATCGCGCTTTATCGGCGCTGCAGCAGCTTTTTTTCTCCATCGCTGACTCCTTCAGAGGCACCAAATATCCGGCACTGATGATGGCGCGAAGTCACGGAAGCCAGCTCGAGAACACGGGATTGCAATTTCCTCCTTCCTTCGGTTCAATTGGATGGGATGTTAGGAGAAATTGAATTGCATGAAACATATTCAATTCTGTCGAAATTCGTCTTTTTGAATTCACCAGCGGCAGCATTTCATCGTCATGAGAATGAGATTGTCATTCCGGTACAACCGGAACTCATATTGGATCGAGTTGTAAAGAAAAACATATACAATatcggaattttaaaattgtatcattttatttcaagGTAATGTTCCTCTTGAATGAGCTGTCTTTATGTTTCATCATGATTAATCAGATTTGAAAACATAAACTCAACGCAAAGTCtttacaaattttcttttcACAGTAGACGCCTACTGAGGCTATCCCCTTCAAATGAGAAGTAAATCGCTGTCTGCAGGCGCCTACTTCTCCATATGAGCAAGCACTTGAAGAAGGCAACCCTCCTACTGCGATGTGATGTTGATATGGAAGGAATTGCATTCAAGCGCAGGAACGATGAAAAGTGTATGTCATTTGCCGTGAAGAACAGCCAGAACAGCATCAAAGGAGGCGATGCCTTGGCAGGTGTGTGCGGGGCATGTGAGGGTATGATGCAATGCGGTAAAAGATTTTTCTTGTGCACACTCCATCAGGTAGCATTAGTTGAAGTGGGTCCCATCTGATAGTCGGTTTGCCGGCAAAATGTGGAAGCATGGAAGCGCCAGGCAAGG from Culex quinquefasciatus strain JHB chromosome 3, VPISU_Cqui_1.0_pri_paternal, whole genome shotgun sequence includes:
- the LOC6046090 gene encoding tyramine receptor 1, producing the protein MAIVSVISVANITNSSDNGTNTTTNGTNMSDNGDGMGGAGCPRPDDTLYPSMFGIDLAVPEWEAIATAIILTLIIIITIVGNVLVILSVFTYKPLRIVQNFFIVSLAVADLTVAILVLPFNVAYSILGRWEFGIHVCKMWLTSDVLCCTASILNLCAIALDRYWAITDPINYAQKRTLERVLALIAGVWILSLVISSPPLIGWNDWPEKFSSEFPCQLTSNQGYVIYSSLGSFYIPLMIMTIVYIEIYIATRRRLRERAQASKINTLASRSIGDREVAVSQRQQDQESISSETNHNEHPNNNSTSSSSTEHRSQRKRKKKAREKKEAKEAAKRAAAENQLRIALRDEDSVTEYPENSSASAKANCDTKPVTGPNGTTGGANEDDKTNPTSAVNATNGSGATAAAAVAVAESDKKTHHQKAAASTAAAGSKSRMKQSFRKAGGINQFIEEKQKISLSKERRAARTLGIIMGVFVVCWLPFFLMYVILPFCPTCCPTNKLINFITWLGYINSALNPIIYTIFNLDYRRAFKRLLGIKP